A window from Citrus sinensis cultivar Valencia sweet orange chromosome 5, DVS_A1.0, whole genome shotgun sequence encodes these proteins:
- the LOC102607814 gene encoding AP-3 complex subunit mu isoform X1: MLQCIFLLADNGAVILEKQLTGHRVDRSICDWFWDHVISQGDSFKSMPVIASPTHYIFQIVRAGITFLACTQVEMPPLMGIEFLCRVADILSDYLGELNEDLIKDNFVIVYELLDEMIDNGFPLTTEPNILREMIAPPNIVSKMLSVVTGNSSNVSDILPGATASCVPWRPTDVKYANNEVYVDLVEEMDAIINSTKQFSLLHARFRDGVLVKCEIYGEVQVNCLLSGLPDLTLSFANPSILHDVRFHPCVRFRPWESHQILSFVPPDGQFKLMSYRVKKLKSTPIYVKPQLTSDAGTCRISVMVGIRNDPGKTIDSIILQFQLPPCILSADLTSNHGTVNVLSNKICTWSIGRIPKDKAPSLSGTMVLETGLETLRVFPTFQVEFRIMGVALSGLQIDKLDLQNVPNRLYKGFRAVTRAGEYEVRS; this comes from the exons ATGTTGCAGTGTATATTTCTTCTTGCTGATAATGG AGCGGTGATACTGGAGAAACAGCTAACTGGGCATCGCGTTGACCGATCTATTTGTGATTGGTTTTGGGATCATGTTATTTCTCAAGGTGATTCCTTCAAG TCGATGCCAGTAATTGCTTCACCAACACATTACATATTCCAAATCGTTCGAGCGGGGATTACCTTTTTAGCTTGCACCCAAGTTGAAATGCCGCCTTTGATGGGTATTGAG TTCCTTTGTAGGGTTGCTGATATCCTCTCAGATTACCTTGGTGAGTTGAATGAAGATTTGATCAAGGATAACTTTGTCATTGTTTACGAG CTTTTGGATGAGATGATAGACAATGGCTTCCCGCTCACTACAGAACCTAACATCCTTAGAGAAATGATAGCTCCACCAAATATTGTTAGCAAAATGTTGAGTGTTGTGACTGGGAACAGCTCTAATGTGAGTGACATCCTGCCAGGTGCAACAGCATCTTGTGTGCCATGGCGACCAACAGATGTGAAATATGCTAACAATGAAGTATACGTTGATCTTGTCGAAGAAATGGATGCAATTATAAATAG CACTAAGCAATTTTCTCTTTTGCACGCACGGTTCAGGGATGGGGTATTGGTGAAATGTGAGATTTATGGTGAAGTTCAAGTGAACTGCCTCCTTTCAGGTCTTCCTGATCTGACTCTTTCTTTTGCAAACCCATCTATCTTGCATGATGTGAGATTTCATCCCTGTGTTCGGTTTCGACCTTGGGAGTCCCATCAAATTCTGTCATTTGTGCCTCCTGATGGACAGTTTAAGCTCATGAGTTACAG GgttaaaaagttgaaaagtACCCCAATATATGTAAAGCCGCAGCTAACCTCCGATGCTGGAACATGTCGCATTAGTGTGATGGTTGGAATACGAAATGATCCTGGAAAGACAATCGACTCCATAATACTGCAATTTCAATTACCTCCTTGCATTTTATCAGCTGATCTGACTTCAAATCATGGAACAGTGAATGTTCTTTCCAATAAG ATTTGCACTTGGTCAATTGGGAGAATTCCAAAAGATAAAGCCCCTTCATTGAGTGGAACAATGGTGCTTGAGACAGGATTGGAGACTCTTCGTGTATTTCCTACATTTCAAGTCGAATTTAGGATTATGGGTGTCGCCCTGTCTGGCTTGCAAATTGATAAACTGGATCTACAGAACGTCCCAAATCGTCTTTACAAAGGTTTTCGAGCTGTAACACGAGCAGGTGAATACGAAGTGAGGTCGTGA
- the LOC102607814 gene encoding AP-3 complex subunit mu isoform X3, translated as MLFLKSMPVIASPTHYIFQIVRAGITFLACTQVEMPPLMGIEFLCRVADILSDYLGELNEDLIKDNFVIVYELLDEMIDNGFPLTTEPNILREMIAPPNIVSKMLSVVTGNSSNVSDILPGATASCVPWRPTDVKYANNEVYVDLVEEMDAIINSTKQFSLLHARFRDGVLVKCEIYGEVQVNCLLSGLPDLTLSFANPSILHDVRFHPCVRFRPWESHQILSFVPPDGQFKLMSYRVKKLKSTPIYVKPQLTSDAGTCRISVMVGIRNDPGKTIDSIILQFQLPPCILSADLTSNHGTVNVLSNKICTWSIGRIPKDKAPSLSGTMVLETGLETLRVFPTFQVEFRIMGVALSGLQIDKLDLQNVPNRLYKGFRAVTRAGEYEVRS; from the exons ATGTTATTTCTCAAG TCGATGCCAGTAATTGCTTCACCAACACATTACATATTCCAAATCGTTCGAGCGGGGATTACCTTTTTAGCTTGCACCCAAGTTGAAATGCCGCCTTTGATGGGTATTGAG TTCCTTTGTAGGGTTGCTGATATCCTCTCAGATTACCTTGGTGAGTTGAATGAAGATTTGATCAAGGATAACTTTGTCATTGTTTACGAG CTTTTGGATGAGATGATAGACAATGGCTTCCCGCTCACTACAGAACCTAACATCCTTAGAGAAATGATAGCTCCACCAAATATTGTTAGCAAAATGTTGAGTGTTGTGACTGGGAACAGCTCTAATGTGAGTGACATCCTGCCAGGTGCAACAGCATCTTGTGTGCCATGGCGACCAACAGATGTGAAATATGCTAACAATGAAGTATACGTTGATCTTGTCGAAGAAATGGATGCAATTATAAATAG CACTAAGCAATTTTCTCTTTTGCACGCACGGTTCAGGGATGGGGTATTGGTGAAATGTGAGATTTATGGTGAAGTTCAAGTGAACTGCCTCCTTTCAGGTCTTCCTGATCTGACTCTTTCTTTTGCAAACCCATCTATCTTGCATGATGTGAGATTTCATCCCTGTGTTCGGTTTCGACCTTGGGAGTCCCATCAAATTCTGTCATTTGTGCCTCCTGATGGACAGTTTAAGCTCATGAGTTACAG GgttaaaaagttgaaaagtACCCCAATATATGTAAAGCCGCAGCTAACCTCCGATGCTGGAACATGTCGCATTAGTGTGATGGTTGGAATACGAAATGATCCTGGAAAGACAATCGACTCCATAATACTGCAATTTCAATTACCTCCTTGCATTTTATCAGCTGATCTGACTTCAAATCATGGAACAGTGAATGTTCTTTCCAATAAG ATTTGCACTTGGTCAATTGGGAGAATTCCAAAAGATAAAGCCCCTTCATTGAGTGGAACAATGGTGCTTGAGACAGGATTGGAGACTCTTCGTGTATTTCCTACATTTCAAGTCGAATTTAGGATTATGGGTGTCGCCCTGTCTGGCTTGCAAATTGATAAACTGGATCTACAGAACGTCCCAAATCGTCTTTACAAAGGTTTTCGAGCTGTAACACGAGCAGGTGAATACGAAGTGAGGTCGTGA
- the LOC102607814 gene encoding AP-3 complex subunit mu isoform X2: MLQCIFLLADNGAVILEKQLTGHRVDRSICDWFWDHVISQGDSFKSMPVIASPTHYIFQIVRAGITFLACTQVEMPPLMGIEFLCRVADILSDYLGELNEDLIKDNFVIVYELLDEMIDNGFPLTTEPNILREMIAPPNIVSKMLSVVTGNSSNVSDILPGATASCVPWRPTDVKYANNEVYVDLVEEMDAIINRDGVLVKCEIYGEVQVNCLLSGLPDLTLSFANPSILHDVRFHPCVRFRPWESHQILSFVPPDGQFKLMSYRVKKLKSTPIYVKPQLTSDAGTCRISVMVGIRNDPGKTIDSIILQFQLPPCILSADLTSNHGTVNVLSNKICTWSIGRIPKDKAPSLSGTMVLETGLETLRVFPTFQVEFRIMGVALSGLQIDKLDLQNVPNRLYKGFRAVTRAGEYEVRS, encoded by the exons ATGTTGCAGTGTATATTTCTTCTTGCTGATAATGG AGCGGTGATACTGGAGAAACAGCTAACTGGGCATCGCGTTGACCGATCTATTTGTGATTGGTTTTGGGATCATGTTATTTCTCAAGGTGATTCCTTCAAG TCGATGCCAGTAATTGCTTCACCAACACATTACATATTCCAAATCGTTCGAGCGGGGATTACCTTTTTAGCTTGCACCCAAGTTGAAATGCCGCCTTTGATGGGTATTGAG TTCCTTTGTAGGGTTGCTGATATCCTCTCAGATTACCTTGGTGAGTTGAATGAAGATTTGATCAAGGATAACTTTGTCATTGTTTACGAG CTTTTGGATGAGATGATAGACAATGGCTTCCCGCTCACTACAGAACCTAACATCCTTAGAGAAATGATAGCTCCACCAAATATTGTTAGCAAAATGTTGAGTGTTGTGACTGGGAACAGCTCTAATGTGAGTGACATCCTGCCAGGTGCAACAGCATCTTGTGTGCCATGGCGACCAACAGATGTGAAATATGCTAACAATGAAGTATACGTTGATCTTGTCGAAGAAATGGATGCAATTATAAATAG GGATGGGGTATTGGTGAAATGTGAGATTTATGGTGAAGTTCAAGTGAACTGCCTCCTTTCAGGTCTTCCTGATCTGACTCTTTCTTTTGCAAACCCATCTATCTTGCATGATGTGAGATTTCATCCCTGTGTTCGGTTTCGACCTTGGGAGTCCCATCAAATTCTGTCATTTGTGCCTCCTGATGGACAGTTTAAGCTCATGAGTTACAG GgttaaaaagttgaaaagtACCCCAATATATGTAAAGCCGCAGCTAACCTCCGATGCTGGAACATGTCGCATTAGTGTGATGGTTGGAATACGAAATGATCCTGGAAAGACAATCGACTCCATAATACTGCAATTTCAATTACCTCCTTGCATTTTATCAGCTGATCTGACTTCAAATCATGGAACAGTGAATGTTCTTTCCAATAAG ATTTGCACTTGGTCAATTGGGAGAATTCCAAAAGATAAAGCCCCTTCATTGAGTGGAACAATGGTGCTTGAGACAGGATTGGAGACTCTTCGTGTATTTCCTACATTTCAAGTCGAATTTAGGATTATGGGTGTCGCCCTGTCTGGCTTGCAAATTGATAAACTGGATCTACAGAACGTCCCAAATCGTCTTTACAAAGGTTTTCGAGCTGTAACACGAGCAGGTGAATACGAAGTGAGGTCGTGA
- the LOC102608293 gene encoding Golgi apparatus membrane protein-like protein ECHIDNA, with translation MDLNQPPGENYANPKTCFFHVLFKGAALAFYILSALFFDSFVIIFVVTVLLAALDFWVVKNVSGRILVGLRWWNEINDMGESVWKFECLDHESMARMNKKDSWLFWWTLYLSAVAWIVLGIFSLIRFQADYLLVVGVCLTLSIANIIGFTKCRKDAKKQIQQFASQTIASGFTSTLQSAFSVV, from the exons ATGGATCTCAATCAG CCTCCTGGTGAAAATTATGCGAACCCAAAGACATGCTTCTTTCATGTTCTCTTCAAG GGTGCAGCTTTGGCATTTTACATACTTTCTGCCCTCTTTTTCGACAGCTTTGTCATCATTTTTGTGGTGACTGTCCTTCTTGCTGCTCTTGATTTTTGGGTAGTCAAGAATGTTAGTGGGCGTATATTAGTTGGTTTGAGGTGGtggaatgaaataaatgatatgGGTGAGAGTGTGTGGAAGTTTGAGTGCCTTGACCATGAG TCCATGGCTCGCATGAACAAGAAAGATTCGTGGCTATTCTGGTGGACCCTTTACCTTTCG GCTGTTGCTTGGATTGTGCTTGGGATATTTTCTCTCATTAGGTTCCAAGCTGATTATCTCCTGGTTGTTGGTGTCTGTTTGACCCTCAGCATTGCAAACATTATTGGTTTTACCAAATGCCGAAAAG ATGCTAAGAAGCAGATCCAACAATTTGCCTCCCAGACCATCGCATCCGGATTCACATCTACCCTACAGTCAGCTTTCAGTGTTGTCTGA